One Microbacterium marinum genomic window carries:
- a CDS encoding glycoside hydrolase family 30 protein, which translates to MATTASAPIRWITTTQQDPWREQSAPLIGDVTAMPSVFVELDRPQQEIEGFGASFNELGWTSLAHLSAEDRDTVLREFFEPGAGLGLTRCRMPVGANDFSTDWYSYDETPGDLALEDFSIDHDHAALIPFIQAAQRHQPRLTLWASPWSPPTWMKTNGHYAGAKANPLVSDVDNGIRDDQLGAEGTDMMRLDDETLAAYAAYFGRFVDAYAERGIPITMVMPQNEFNSAQIFPSCTWTPEGLAAFVRHLGPEMRRRDVDVYIGTLERADDGLVERVLADETAAGYISGIGAQWAGKGAVPYLHRHHPDLTIYQTEQECGDGRNDWRLARYAWHLMRHFFSHGATAYMYWNMSLLRGGVSRWGWAQNSLVTVDADTRTYTFNHEHYMLKHVSHFVAPGARRIPTLSYTGHDNQLVFQNPDGSLVIVVQNDLAEDTDVSFLIEGQALSVTLPADSLSTLVVPGK; encoded by the coding sequence ATGGCGACGACGGCATCCGCACCCATCCGCTGGATCACCACCACGCAGCAAGATCCGTGGCGCGAACAATCCGCGCCCCTGATCGGCGACGTCACCGCGATGCCTTCCGTCTTCGTCGAGCTCGACCGGCCCCAGCAGGAGATCGAGGGCTTCGGCGCCTCGTTCAACGAGCTCGGTTGGACGTCTCTCGCTCACCTGTCAGCCGAAGACCGCGACACCGTGCTCCGCGAGTTCTTCGAACCCGGCGCCGGCCTCGGTCTCACCCGCTGCCGCATGCCCGTCGGTGCCAACGACTTCTCCACCGACTGGTACAGCTACGACGAAACCCCCGGCGATCTCGCCCTCGAGGACTTCTCGATCGATCACGACCACGCCGCGCTCATCCCGTTCATCCAGGCCGCGCAGCGCCACCAGCCGCGCCTCACGCTCTGGGCATCGCCCTGGAGCCCGCCCACGTGGATGAAGACCAACGGCCACTACGCCGGCGCGAAGGCGAACCCACTCGTGTCCGACGTCGACAACGGCATCCGCGACGACCAGCTCGGCGCCGAAGGCACCGACATGATGCGCCTCGACGACGAAACCCTCGCCGCCTACGCCGCCTACTTCGGGCGCTTCGTCGACGCCTATGCCGAACGCGGCATCCCCATCACGATGGTCATGCCGCAGAACGAGTTCAACTCGGCGCAGATCTTCCCCAGCTGCACCTGGACGCCGGAGGGACTCGCCGCCTTCGTGCGCCACCTCGGCCCCGAGATGCGTCGCCGCGACGTCGATGTCTACATCGGCACGCTCGAGCGCGCCGATGACGGGCTCGTCGAACGGGTGCTCGCCGACGAGACCGCCGCCGGCTACATCAGCGGCATCGGCGCACAGTGGGCGGGCAAGGGCGCCGTGCCGTACCTGCACCGTCACCACCCCGACCTCACGATCTACCAGACCGAGCAGGAATGCGGCGACGGCCGCAACGACTGGCGCCTCGCCCGCTACGCCTGGCACCTCATGCGCCACTTCTTCAGTCACGGTGCCACCGCCTACATGTACTGGAACATGTCCCTCCTCCGCGGCGGCGTCAGCCGGTGGGGCTGGGCGCAGAACTCGCTCGTCACCGTCGACGCCGATACGCGCACGTACACCTTCAACCACGAGCACTACATGCTCAAACACGTGTCGCACTTCGTGGCACCCGGCGCCCGACGCATCCCCACCCTCAGCTACACCGGCCACGACAACCAGCTCGTGTTCCAGAACCCCGACGGGAGTCTCGTCATCGTCGTGCAGAATGACCTCGCGGAGGACACCGACGTGAGCTTCCTCATCGAGGGTCAGGCGCTCAGCGTCACCCTGCCGGCGGACTCGCTGAGCACACTCGTCGTGCCGGGGAAGTAG
- a CDS encoding DUF6999 family protein — MAKRPPLPVVPEFVRSDPSMWEAIHADPSVPLDRAVVRQIINDQRRLSRRWLYPVARVLSRVVVAVVSVIKRVLPFRWMPLRVMDALCVWFLRHFVSPSAVDLLIRHFVVETNLVNFIIRNTPVDMAPVTLRPTALSGLGDQAVVEHDINVYDVLIALDKVRVERREALDFTHLDIPRLDAERHVRRVIRLDIQTALCFMNIPFSMALTVEEYRRAVHSMRFDDSFLEILTSVTGDDTFRAWKVGALSLWMDSNVDVPQMVYRHALVCEYAHAHLVKLAGGEYPRDTAATFD; from the coding sequence ATGGCGAAGCGGCCGCCGCTGCCGGTGGTGCCGGAGTTCGTCCGGTCGGATCCGAGCATGTGGGAGGCGATCCACGCCGACCCGTCGGTACCGCTCGATCGAGCGGTGGTGCGCCAGATCATCAACGATCAGCGGCGGCTATCGCGTCGGTGGCTGTATCCGGTGGCTCGGGTCCTGTCGCGGGTGGTCGTGGCGGTCGTGTCTGTGATCAAGCGAGTGCTGCCGTTCCGGTGGATGCCGCTGCGAGTAATGGACGCGCTGTGCGTATGGTTCCTGCGGCACTTCGTGTCGCCGAGTGCGGTGGATCTGCTGATCCGGCATTTCGTCGTGGAGACGAATCTCGTGAACTTCATCATCCGGAACACGCCGGTGGACATGGCGCCGGTGACGTTGCGGCCGACGGCACTGTCGGGGCTCGGCGATCAGGCGGTGGTCGAGCACGACATCAACGTGTACGACGTGCTGATCGCGCTGGACAAGGTGCGGGTGGAGCGGCGGGAGGCGCTGGACTTCACGCACTTGGACATCCCCCGGCTGGATGCCGAACGCCACGTGCGCCGGGTGATCCGCTTGGACATCCAGACGGCGCTGTGCTTCATGAACATCCCGTTCTCGATGGCACTGACGGTGGAGGAGTACCGCCGTGCGGTGCACTCGATGCGGTTCGACGATTCGTTCCTCGAGATCCTGACCTCTGTCACGGGCGACGACACGTTCCGCGCGTGGAAGGTCGGCGCGCTGAGTCTGTGGATGGACTCGAATGTCGACGTGCCGCAGATGGTCTACCGGCACGCGCTGGTCTGCGAGTACGCGCACGCGCATCTGGTGAAGCTCGCGGGCGGCGAGTATCCGCGGGACACCGCGGCGACGTTCGACTGA
- a CDS encoding iron-containing redox enzyme family protein, whose amino-acid sequence MTIESTADVATLADRLADVWVELEDHLARVPVLQRLEEGTVTLHDYERLLFNLRQQVVDGSPWISRAASNFDIAHFELRAAAIKHAEEEHRDYLMLERDYVAIGGSLDELRAGRKNLGSEALSGYMFTYADRPNPVGLLGAMFIIEGLGAQRAAGWAKRFQEVLGLADSQVHFMRYHEVADGGHTGDLEAILTSGIIGEDDADEIVRCAQVVARLYALQLEELDR is encoded by the coding sequence ATGACTATTGAATCCACCGCCGACGTGGCGACCCTCGCGGACCGGCTCGCCGACGTGTGGGTCGAGCTGGAGGACCACCTCGCCCGCGTGCCCGTCCTGCAGCGCCTCGAGGAGGGCACGGTCACCCTGCACGACTACGAGCGGCTGCTGTTCAACCTCCGCCAGCAGGTGGTGGACGGGTCGCCCTGGATCTCGCGGGCCGCGTCGAACTTCGACATCGCGCACTTCGAGCTGAGGGCGGCGGCGATCAAGCACGCCGAGGAGGAGCACCGCGACTATCTGATGCTCGAGCGGGACTACGTCGCGATCGGCGGGTCGCTGGACGAGCTGCGCGCCGGTCGGAAGAACCTCGGATCCGAAGCGCTGTCGGGCTACATGTTCACGTATGCCGACCGCCCGAACCCGGTGGGGCTCCTGGGCGCGATGTTCATCATCGAGGGCTTGGGCGCTCAGCGCGCGGCAGGGTGGGCGAAGCGGTTCCAGGAGGTGCTGGGGCTCGCCGATTCGCAGGTGCACTTCATGCGGTATCACGAGGTCGCCGACGGCGGCCACACCGGCGACCTGGAGGCGATCCTGACGTCGGGGATCATCGGCGAGGACGACGCAGACGAGATCGTGCGGTGTGCGCAGGTGGTGGCGCGGCTGTACGCGCTGCAGCTGGAAGAGCTGGATCGCTGA
- a CDS encoding 3-oxoacyl-[acyl-carrier-protein] synthase III C-terminal domain-containing protein encodes MGTTAAAYITGFGRYLPGEPVDNDGIVQRLGGDDPVTTRIRRRVLDANGIRQRHYALDEHGEPTELNEELAVKALRAALDDRGIRAEDLRMLATATTIGDVLVPGFASMVHGRLGGGPMQLLSASGVCASSLAALDAAVSKIKLGDHPRAAVVGSELASRSLRQRRYDGIRAGMDSHFLRWMLSDGAGAVVVEFQPHPSRISLRVDWVRHMSLAHQHDVCMRAGMDGPSAEVGTTWQDVPVDEAAAAGMFLLRQDVSMLDDLAGAGLAQFEELVDIGLVDVGHLDHVVCHYSTNAFRDLAFDGLRRRVPTLDTDRWFSNLETCGNTGSASIFIALEEAFRTGRFSPGETILLAVPESGRFSFAFAHLTVVAPPQGAPS; translated from the coding sequence ATGGGGACGACGGCGGCTGCATACATCACGGGCTTCGGCCGCTACCTCCCGGGCGAGCCGGTCGACAACGACGGCATCGTGCAGCGGCTCGGCGGCGACGATCCCGTCACCACGCGGATCCGCCGGCGCGTGCTCGACGCCAACGGCATCCGGCAGCGGCACTATGCGCTCGACGAGCACGGCGAGCCGACCGAGCTGAACGAGGAGCTCGCGGTCAAGGCGCTGCGGGCGGCGCTCGACGATCGCGGCATCCGTGCGGAGGATCTGCGCATGCTGGCGACGGCGACGACGATCGGCGATGTGCTTGTGCCGGGCTTCGCCTCGATGGTCCACGGCCGTCTGGGCGGCGGACCGATGCAGCTGCTCTCAGCGTCGGGCGTGTGCGCATCGAGTCTTGCCGCGCTGGATGCCGCGGTGTCGAAGATCAAACTGGGCGACCATCCGCGGGCTGCCGTGGTGGGTTCGGAGCTGGCCAGCCGCAGTCTGCGGCAGCGCCGGTACGACGGCATCCGAGCCGGGATGGATTCGCACTTCCTCCGGTGGATGCTCTCGGATGGGGCGGGGGCGGTGGTCGTGGAGTTCCAGCCGCACCCGTCGCGCATCTCGTTGCGGGTCGACTGGGTGCGGCACATGTCGCTCGCGCACCAGCACGACGTCTGCATGCGCGCGGGAATGGACGGGCCGTCCGCCGAGGTCGGGACCACCTGGCAGGACGTGCCGGTCGACGAGGCTGCTGCCGCGGGTATGTTCCTGCTGCGCCAGGACGTGAGCATGCTCGACGATCTCGCGGGCGCGGGGCTCGCGCAGTTCGAAGAGCTCGTCGACATCGGACTCGTCGACGTGGGACACCTCGACCACGTCGTATGCCACTACAGCACGAACGCGTTCCGCGATCTGGCGTTCGACGGTCTGCGCCGTCGCGTGCCCACGCTCGACACGGACCGGTGGTTCTCGAACCTCGAGACGTGCGGCAACACGGGGTCGGCCAGCATCTTCATCGCACTCGAGGAGGCGTTCCGCACCGGCCGCTTCTCCCCCGGGGAGACCATCCTGCTCGCCGTTCCCGAATCGGGTCGGTTCTCGTTCGCTTTCGCTCACCTGACCGTCGTCGCCCCACCGCAAGGAGCCCCGTCATGA
- a CDS encoding aldo/keto reductase: MTNTTQPAQSSGTFRLGGDLEVTRLGYGTMQLTGPGVWGPPEDHDEAIRVLRRSVELGVNFFDTAESYGPYVAEELLKEALHPYADDVVIATKSGLTRTGPNQWPPLGRPEFLRQGAEMSLRRLGLERIDLFQLHRIDPKVPLEDQVGELKKLQDEGKIRHIGLSEVTIDEVKAAQKIVEIVSVQNLYNLQHRDAEELLDWSEEQGIGFIPWFPLATGGLTGPDSPLTDIAERKNATPAQIALAWLLKRSPVMLPIPGTSSVAHLEDNVQGAVIELTDEEFAELSKLGS, translated from the coding sequence ATGACGAACACCACGCAGCCTGCACAGTCGTCCGGAACGTTCCGCCTCGGAGGCGACCTCGAGGTCACCCGCCTCGGATACGGCACGATGCAGCTCACCGGCCCCGGGGTCTGGGGCCCACCGGAAGACCACGACGAAGCGATCCGGGTGCTCCGTCGCTCCGTCGAACTCGGCGTCAACTTCTTCGACACCGCCGAGTCGTACGGCCCGTACGTGGCCGAGGAGCTCCTGAAGGAAGCCCTCCACCCGTACGCCGACGACGTCGTCATCGCGACCAAGTCGGGCCTGACCCGCACCGGTCCGAACCAGTGGCCGCCGCTCGGTCGGCCCGAGTTCCTGCGTCAGGGGGCCGAGATGAGCCTCCGCCGCCTCGGCCTCGAGCGCATCGACCTGTTCCAGCTTCACCGCATCGATCCGAAGGTGCCCCTCGAGGACCAGGTGGGCGAGCTCAAGAAGCTCCAGGACGAGGGGAAGATCCGACACATCGGTCTTTCCGAGGTGACCATCGACGAGGTGAAGGCCGCGCAGAAGATCGTCGAGATCGTCAGCGTCCAGAACCTCTACAACCTCCAGCACCGCGACGCGGAAGAGCTGCTCGACTGGTCCGAGGAACAAGGCATCGGGTTCATCCCGTGGTTCCCACTCGCGACCGGCGGTCTCACCGGCCCGGATTCGCCGCTGACCGACATCGCCGAGCGCAAGAACGCGACGCCCGCGCAGATCGCGCTCGCCTGGCTGCTCAAGCGCTCGCCGGTGATGCTGCCGATCCCGGGCACATCGAGCGTCGCGCACCTCGAGGACAACGTGCAGGGGGCCGTCATCGAGCTGACCGACGAGGAGTTCGCGGAGCTGTCGAAGCTCGGCAGCTGA
- a CDS encoding VOC family protein yields MTSISPAQFHSATGVADWRVTAIGPQAVFVAPSLIEGSRLVPVVVAAAERHGVRPDVDLRPEAVVVRVPSGEDGIPAAATDFARAVSEGAASLGLRADPARVQSVGVYVAEHSGADVRPFFLAALGYDAVGDTDAADPLRSGPVLAFNPLTGDAPGRGRTHLDVFVPADQAQARVDAAIAAGGRLVDDANAPAWWTLASPDNHGVDIASWTDTYE; encoded by the coding sequence GTGACGAGTATCTCTCCCGCCCAGTTCCATAGCGCGACCGGCGTCGCCGACTGGCGCGTCACGGCGATCGGGCCTCAAGCCGTCTTCGTCGCGCCGTCGCTCATCGAGGGATCGCGTCTCGTTCCGGTGGTCGTAGCCGCGGCCGAGCGACACGGGGTGCGTCCCGATGTCGACCTGCGGCCCGAGGCAGTGGTCGTCCGCGTGCCGAGCGGGGAGGACGGCATCCCGGCTGCCGCGACCGACTTCGCCCGAGCGGTGTCGGAGGGCGCGGCATCCCTCGGGCTGCGGGCGGATCCCGCGCGGGTCCAGAGCGTCGGCGTCTACGTGGCCGAGCACTCCGGCGCCGACGTGCGCCCGTTCTTCCTCGCCGCCCTCGGGTACGACGCCGTCGGCGACACCGACGCGGCGGATCCGCTGCGATCAGGGCCGGTTCTCGCCTTCAATCCGCTTACCGGGGATGCGCCTGGCCGGGGGCGCACGCACCTCGATGTCTTCGTCCCCGCCGATCAGGCGCAGGCGAGGGTGGATGCCGCGATCGCGGCCGGCGGACGTCTCGTCGACGACGCGAACGCACCGGCCTGGTGGACGCTCGCCTCACCCGACAATCACGGCGTCGACATCGCGAGTTGGACGGACACGTACGAATGA
- a CDS encoding helix-turn-helix transcriptional regulator: MVKPTRVTNAIRELRTDRGLTQADLAGAVGVTRQTLIAIEQGKYSPSLEMAFQIVRVLDVPFDAAFQYPED, translated from the coding sequence ATGGTCAAGCCGACACGCGTCACGAACGCCATCCGCGAGCTGCGCACCGACCGCGGGCTCACCCAGGCCGACCTCGCCGGCGCCGTCGGCGTCACCCGCCAGACCCTGATCGCCATCGAACAGGGCAAGTACTCGCCCTCGCTCGAGATGGCCTTCCAGATCGTCCGCGTCCTCGACGTCCCCTTCGACGCGGCCTTCCAGTACCCGGAGGACTGA
- a CDS encoding NAD(P)-dependent alcohol dehydrogenase, whose amino-acid sequence MTDTMTVWRQRCYGSADAVRPETVPVPAPRASEVLLQTDAVALNSGDIHLMRGEPGLVRVALGLRGPRIRGRGMDVAGTVLAVGDGVTEFAVGDAVVGSGRETLADRVVVPAKRLTRLPETVAPAIAATLPIAGNTAVQTLDACRVGSGARVLIAGAGGGVGTFLVQLAADRGAEVWATCGERARPVLERLGAARTFDYRALELSDLPRGRFDAVVDIAGEPPLSVLRDLLAPGGTAALVGGDGHPFFGPFGRILRSAVTRGRFRPITAVTRTETTAQLVELAASGRLTPHLERTFPLSQAGAALAYVEAGRTVGKVVVVRDGLRPQG is encoded by the coding sequence ATGACCGACACGATGACCGTCTGGCGCCAGCGCTGCTACGGTTCCGCCGACGCCGTCCGCCCCGAGACCGTCCCCGTCCCCGCACCGCGCGCCAGCGAGGTCCTGCTGCAGACGGATGCCGTCGCTCTCAACTCCGGCGACATCCACCTCATGCGCGGTGAGCCGGGACTCGTCCGCGTCGCGCTCGGCCTCCGCGGACCGCGCATCCGCGGCCGCGGCATGGATGTCGCCGGCACCGTCCTCGCCGTCGGCGACGGCGTCACCGAGTTCGCCGTCGGCGACGCCGTCGTGGGGTCGGGGCGCGAGACCCTCGCCGACCGCGTCGTCGTCCCCGCGAAGCGACTCACCCGCCTGCCCGAGACGGTCGCGCCCGCGATCGCGGCGACCCTGCCCATCGCCGGCAACACCGCCGTGCAGACCCTCGACGCCTGCCGCGTCGGCTCGGGCGCGCGCGTCCTCATCGCGGGAGCGGGCGGCGGCGTCGGCACCTTCCTCGTGCAGCTCGCCGCCGACCGCGGCGCCGAGGTGTGGGCGACGTGCGGAGAGCGCGCGCGACCCGTGCTCGAGCGTCTCGGCGCCGCGCGGACGTTCGACTACCGCGCGCTCGAACTCAGCGACCTGCCCCGCGGCAGGTTCGACGCCGTGGTCGACATCGCCGGCGAGCCGCCCCTCTCGGTCCTCCGCGACCTGCTCGCCCCCGGCGGCACCGCTGCCCTGGTCGGCGGCGACGGGCATCCCTTCTTCGGACCCTTCGGACGCATCCTCCGCTCCGCCGTCACCCGCGGGCGGTTCCGCCCGATCACCGCGGTCACCCGCACCGAGACGACGGCGCAGCTGGTCGAGCTCGCGGCATCCGGTCGTCTCACCCCGCACCTCGAGCGCACCTTCCCGCTCTCGCAGGCCGGCGCCGCCCTCGCCTACGTCGAGGCGGGCCGCACCGTGGGCAAGGTCGTGGTCGTCCGCGACGGCCTTCGCCCACAAGGATGA
- a CDS encoding IS256 family transposase, which produces MALDQSALLELLGELKLTGTTDRIRAATERLYQELIDAETAAFIGAAPYERTSERTTTRNGSRPRVLSTTAGDLELRIPKLRQGSFFPSLLERRRRVDQALFAVVMEAYLHGVSTRKVDDLVKALGADTGISKSEVSRICQGLDAEVASFRDRSLSDIAYPYVFLDATYCKVRIDHRVVSQAVVVAIGVAADGRRVVLGFDVGDSETEEFWKQFLRSLKTRGLGGVKLVISDAHAGLKKAAATVLQGAAWQRCRVHFMRNVLTALPKGRQEMVASVIRTIFAQPDAEHIDAQFDEVVRMIERVHPKTAVMLTDARDDILAFKAFPARHWRQIWSTNPLERLNREIKRRTDVVGVFPNNAALLRLAGSVLVEQHDEWEAADRRYFSEASMTELTATTPTIDEAVILPEITAA; this is translated from the coding sequence ATGGCTCTTGACCAGTCTGCCCTCCTCGAGCTGCTCGGGGAACTGAAGCTCACCGGCACCACCGACCGCATCCGAGCCGCGACCGAGCGGCTCTACCAGGAGCTGATCGACGCGGAGACAGCCGCATTCATCGGCGCCGCCCCCTACGAGCGCACGAGCGAGCGCACGACTACCCGCAACGGTTCCCGGCCGCGGGTGCTGTCGACCACGGCTGGGGATCTGGAGTTGCGGATCCCGAAGTTGCGGCAGGGGTCGTTCTTCCCGTCGCTGCTGGAGCGGCGCCGCCGGGTCGACCAAGCCTTGTTCGCGGTCGTGATGGAGGCCTACCTCCACGGCGTCTCAACCCGGAAGGTCGATGACCTCGTCAAAGCGCTCGGCGCTGACACTGGCATCTCGAAGTCCGAGGTGTCCCGCATCTGCCAAGGGCTCGACGCCGAGGTCGCATCGTTCCGCGACCGCTCGCTGTCTGACATCGCCTACCCCTACGTGTTCCTCGACGCGACCTACTGCAAGGTCCGCATCGACCACCGTGTCGTGTCCCAGGCGGTCGTCGTCGCGATCGGCGTCGCCGCTGACGGGCGGCGGGTCGTGCTGGGCTTCGATGTCGGAGACAGCGAGACCGAGGAGTTCTGGAAGCAGTTCCTGCGCTCGTTGAAGACACGAGGTCTGGGCGGGGTGAAGCTGGTGATCTCCGACGCCCACGCCGGACTGAAGAAGGCCGCAGCGACCGTGTTGCAGGGCGCCGCCTGGCAGCGCTGCCGCGTCCACTTCATGCGCAACGTCCTGACCGCCCTCCCGAAGGGCCGGCAGGAGATGGTCGCCAGCGTGATCCGCACGATCTTCGCCCAACCCGACGCCGAGCACATCGATGCCCAGTTCGACGAAGTCGTGCGCATGATCGAGCGCGTCCACCCCAAGACCGCCGTGATGCTCACCGACGCCCGTGACGACATCCTCGCGTTCAAAGCGTTCCCCGCCCGGCATTGGCGACAGATCTGGTCCACGAACCCGCTGGAACGCCTCAATCGGGAGATCAAGCGCCGCACCGACGTCGTTGGCGTGTTCCCGAACAACGCCGCCCTGCTCCGCCTGGCCGGCTCCGTCCTCGTCGAGCAACACGACGAATGGGAAGCCGCCGACCGCCGCTACTTCTCCGAAGCCTCCATGACCGAGCTCACCGCGACCACCCCCACCATCGACGAGGCGGTGATACTCCCCGAGATCACCGCCGCCTAA
- the cmtR gene encoding Cd(II)/Pb(II)-sensing metalloregulatory transcriptional regulator CmtR produces MLTLASRVDVMNRLGRAMADPTRSRILLSLLDAPGYPAELARELDLSRTNVSNHLACLRGCGLIVASPEGRRTRYEVADPHLALGLRQLLEAVVAVDKGVACTADGCECCAPTGSAEVAQ; encoded by the coding sequence ATGCTGACTCTTGCTTCGCGTGTGGACGTCATGAACCGTCTCGGTCGGGCGATGGCTGATCCGACGCGTTCCCGGATCCTGCTGTCACTCCTGGATGCGCCTGGGTATCCGGCGGAGTTGGCGCGCGAGCTCGACCTGTCGCGTACGAATGTGTCGAACCACCTGGCGTGCTTGCGGGGGTGTGGGCTGATTGTCGCTTCCCCGGAGGGAAGACGCACGCGATATGAGGTCGCGGACCCGCATCTCGCGTTGGGCTTGCGGCAGTTGCTCGAGGCGGTCGTCGCGGTGGACAAGGGCGTGGCTTGTACGGCGGATGGGTGCGAGTGCTGCGCGCCCACCGGCTCGGCGGAAGTCGCGCAGTGA
- a CDS encoding heavy metal translocating P-type ATPase → MRPAWWRDAALLPSAVAGVLLLVGYVFEWSGGELPALILLGLSLLAGASTFVPGAVRRLIRGRLGVGLLMTIAAVGAVALGHVGEAATLAFLFSLAEALEDRAMDRAKEGLRALLSLIPETVRVSRLSGDETIPASEVRELDVLVIGAGERVATDGVVVEGHSSLDTSAITGESIPVEVGPGTAVAAGSVNGSATLRIEATADGRDNSLTQIVALVEQAHARKGERARLADRIARPLVPTVLIAAALVALFGVVIGDPGTWIERALVVLVAASPCALAIAVPVTVISAIGSASKFGVVIKSGEAFEQLGTIRTVAMDKTGTLTRNEPAVVDVRPASGVTREDVLAWAASVEASSTHPFAAAITAAAPTAPRAVDVAEDAGHGITGHVDGRRVRVGNVRWLTPGNLSHAADDMAAQGMTVVVVEADGTTAGLIGVRDELRPESAETIRLLNAQGISTVMLTGDNARTAHAIAHDAGITDIRAEQLPADKAAAITELVGSRPTAMVGDGINDAPALATATVGIAMGVKGSAAAIESADVAFTGHDLRLIPGALAHARRGRRIMTTNIGLALAIIVVLFPLALFGVLGLAGVVLVHEIAELVVIVNGIRAARRPVALRGLSAPISSRTPTLSAPTPPELAAK, encoded by the coding sequence GTGCGCCCTGCATGGTGGCGAGATGCGGCCCTGCTTCCCTCCGCGGTAGCCGGGGTGCTGCTGCTCGTGGGGTACGTCTTCGAATGGTCAGGCGGCGAACTCCCGGCCCTCATCCTGTTGGGGCTCTCGCTCCTGGCAGGGGCGTCGACGTTCGTTCCCGGCGCGGTCCGTCGCCTGATCCGTGGCCGGTTGGGTGTGGGGTTGCTGATGACGATCGCCGCCGTCGGCGCCGTCGCCCTCGGGCATGTCGGTGAAGCCGCGACACTGGCGTTCCTGTTCTCCCTTGCGGAAGCGCTCGAGGACCGCGCGATGGATCGCGCGAAAGAAGGACTCCGCGCCCTGCTGTCTCTGATTCCCGAGACCGTGCGGGTCTCCCGCCTGTCCGGCGACGAGACGATTCCCGCATCCGAGGTCCGTGAGCTCGATGTCCTCGTGATCGGTGCCGGCGAACGCGTCGCAACCGACGGGGTTGTCGTCGAAGGGCATTCGAGCCTGGACACCTCCGCGATCACGGGCGAGTCGATCCCGGTCGAGGTCGGTCCCGGCACCGCGGTAGCTGCGGGGTCCGTGAACGGGTCGGCCACGCTTCGAATCGAGGCGACCGCGGACGGGCGAGACAACTCTCTGACGCAGATCGTGGCGCTCGTCGAGCAGGCACACGCTCGGAAAGGGGAGCGGGCGCGGCTGGCGGATCGGATCGCTCGACCCCTGGTCCCCACCGTCCTCATCGCCGCCGCGCTGGTGGCGCTGTTCGGTGTCGTGATCGGCGACCCCGGTACGTGGATCGAGCGGGCGCTGGTCGTGCTGGTAGCTGCGTCGCCGTGTGCGCTGGCGATCGCGGTGCCGGTGACGGTGATCAGCGCGATCGGGTCGGCATCGAAGTTCGGTGTGGTGATCAAATCCGGAGAAGCGTTCGAGCAGCTCGGCACGATCCGCACCGTTGCAATGGATAAGACGGGCACGCTCACGCGCAACGAACCTGCCGTGGTCGATGTGCGCCCCGCGTCCGGGGTGACCCGGGAGGACGTGCTGGCGTGGGCTGCGTCGGTGGAAGCGTCGAGCACGCACCCGTTCGCCGCGGCGATCACCGCTGCCGCCCCGACGGCGCCGCGGGCGGTGGACGTGGCGGAAGACGCCGGGCATGGCATCACCGGGCACGTCGACGGACGGCGTGTGCGCGTGGGGAACGTCCGATGGCTCACCCCCGGCAACCTCTCGCACGCGGCCGACGATATGGCCGCGCAGGGAATGACCGTCGTCGTCGTCGAAGCGGACGGAACGACCGCGGGCCTGATCGGTGTGCGTGACGAGCTGCGACCCGAATCGGCCGAGACGATCCGGCTCCTGAACGCGCAGGGCATCTCGACCGTCATGCTCACCGGCGACAACGCCCGCACCGCACACGCGATCGCCCACGACGCCGGGATCACCGACATCCGCGCCGAGCAGCTTCCCGCCGACAAAGCCGCCGCGATCACCGAACTCGTCGGCTCCCGTCCGACCGCGATGGTGGGCGACGGCATCAACGACGCCCCCGCCCTCGCGACCGCGACAGTCGGGATCGCGATGGGCGTGAAGGGATCCGCTGCGGCGATCGAATCCGCCGACGTCGCATTCACCGGGCACGACCTGCGCCTCATCCCGGGCGCGCTCGCCCACGCACGCCGCGGCCGACGCATCATGACCACCAACATCGGCCTCGCACTAGCGATCATCGTGGTCTTGTTCCCCCTGGCCCTGTTCGGGGTACTCGGGCTCGCCGGGGTCGTCCTCGTCCACGAGATCGCGGAGCTGGTCGTGATCGTCAACGGCATCCGAGCAGCACGCCGCCCCGTCGCCCTCCGGGGACTGTCAGCACCGATCTCATCCAGAACGCCAACGTTGTCAGCGCCGACTCCACCTGAACTGGCTGCGAAATGA